In one window of Bdellovibrio bacteriovorus W DNA:
- a CDS encoding hypothetical protein (COG0357 Predicted S-adenosylmethionine-dependent methyltransferase involved in bacterial cell division): MGTIVFSENRHAFMIPYEDGEALCNPSTPQEEGAKWVYSLGRLPTDHVVVLGLGAGHHIAALKDIYPHLQITVIERRDNLLQMFRNQYPELWNEIEVVCLDSVSSVTAQAFYQRIVEEHSYVISFRESWGVHCGFYTELFAAATGRSVISLNYHFREIGMNLKSRYNPHPLNFSVSPEVSGFEISQIEEAG; encoded by the coding sequence ATGGGAACAATTGTATTTTCTGAAAACCGTCATGCATTTATGATCCCCTACGAAGATGGAGAAGCGCTTTGTAATCCTTCAACGCCGCAAGAAGAAGGCGCGAAATGGGTTTACAGCTTAGGTCGTTTGCCAACGGACCACGTTGTAGTTCTCGGTTTGGGTGCTGGTCATCACATCGCGGCACTAAAAGATATTTATCCTCATTTGCAAATCACAGTGATTGAAAGACGCGACAACTTACTTCAGATGTTCCGCAATCAATATCCAGAGCTATGGAATGAGATTGAAGTTGTTTGCCTAGACAGTGTTTCATCAGTGACAGCGCAGGCCTTTTATCAACGCATCGTCGAAGAGCATTCCTATGTAATCTCCTTTAGAGAGAGCTGGGGTGTGCATTGCGGTTTTTACACTGAGCTTTTCGCAGCGGCAACAGGTAGAAGCGTGATCTCCTTAAACTATCATTTTCGGGAGATCGGTATGAACTTGAAGTCTCGTTATAATCCGCACCCATTGAACTTCTCTGTGTCACCAGAGGTGAGTGGCTTTGAAATTTCTCAAATCGAAGAAGCAGGATAG
- a CDS encoding putative lipopolysaccharide heptosyltransferase-I (COG0859 ADP-heptose:LPS heptosyltransferase), with protein sequence MKVLAVSLLRIGDVLQQLPLLQGLYRKHDNAEVHLLLNQQCEGILPLLEGMFENVVFFDRDTYLKSVSAASSLAERVSAVQNSMPHLPKFDIIYNFSHTRLSVDVISGLSASEVVGIHRNSEGSIDLKSNRWLQYYNECFSGNHKSFFHGNEILGNAFEIQAKRSEVLYRSSNSILIQCFTSDRKKNWPLAKFKDLKEEIQRNYPESQIRILCAPIEKEELLRYFSEREIISCSFLEAYVLLQEARVLISVDTSIKHLGVLAGTPVVEINLGGSDVIKTGAYANDTWSVQAQVACYPCVHSQGCSQMTQICAEDISIKKVYELVQMSLQKRSLPQSESVFHLVWKAYLSQTSLSKNRESRFNDAKRIADLANRIQDFEDSLVIVKNRVQSRGTGVSTETLMPSLLLLREALVQDHGNYLGSLKAVFSDRYVDAEDLFSKIFKELAKAKELVSLHLSLFNELDQNGSREAHDAP encoded by the coding sequence GTGAAAGTCTTAGCAGTGTCTTTATTGAGAATAGGCGATGTTCTGCAGCAGTTACCTCTGCTGCAAGGGCTTTATCGTAAACATGATAATGCTGAAGTTCACCTATTGCTTAATCAGCAGTGCGAAGGCATTTTGCCACTTTTAGAGGGCATGTTTGAGAACGTCGTCTTCTTTGATCGAGATACTTATTTAAAAAGTGTCTCCGCCGCGAGTTCTTTAGCTGAGAGAGTCAGTGCAGTACAGAACTCAATGCCACACCTTCCAAAATTTGATATTATTTATAACTTCTCTCATACGCGACTGAGCGTTGATGTGATATCTGGATTGTCAGCTTCTGAAGTCGTTGGAATTCATAGAAATTCAGAAGGAAGTATTGATCTTAAAAGCAACCGATGGCTTCAGTACTATAACGAATGTTTTTCAGGGAATCACAAAAGTTTCTTTCACGGAAATGAAATTCTAGGAAATGCTTTTGAGATACAGGCAAAGAGATCCGAAGTCCTCTACCGATCCTCAAATTCAATACTTATACAGTGTTTTACCAGCGACAGAAAGAAGAACTGGCCGCTGGCTAAGTTTAAAGATCTTAAAGAGGAAATCCAAAGGAACTATCCTGAGAGCCAAATTAGGATTCTATGCGCTCCAATAGAAAAAGAAGAACTTCTAAGATATTTCTCTGAAAGGGAAATCATAAGCTGTAGCTTCTTAGAGGCGTATGTGCTTTTGCAAGAAGCAAGAGTTCTTATCAGTGTGGATACAAGTATCAAGCACCTAGGCGTTTTAGCGGGAACGCCTGTCGTGGAAATCAATTTGGGTGGAAGTGATGTTATTAAAACAGGAGCCTATGCAAATGATACTTGGAGTGTGCAGGCGCAGGTTGCTTGTTATCCTTGTGTTCACTCACAGGGATGTAGTCAGATGACTCAAATTTGTGCCGAGGACATTTCCATTAAGAAGGTCTATGAACTCGTGCAAATGAGTTTGCAAAAGAGATCCTTACCGCAGTCAGAATCAGTGTTCCATTTGGTTTGGAAAGCTTATCTTTCTCAAACATCTCTTAGCAAAAATCGGGAATCAAGATTCAACGATGCAAAGCGAATCGCAGATCTTGCAAACAGGATTCAGGATTTTGAAGATTCTTTGGTTATTGTGAAAAACAGAGTGCAATCTCGCGGTACGGGTGTTTCGACAGAAACTTTGATGCCAAGTCTGCTCTTGCTTCGAGAAGCTCTTGTTCAAGATCATGGAAACTACTTGGGTTCCTTAAAGGCCGTGTTTTCAGATCGGTATGTGGATGCAGAAGATCTATTCTCAAAAATTTTTAAAGAACTCGCTAAGGCAAAAGAACTAGTGAGTTTACATTTATCTTTATTCAATGAATTGGACCAGAACGGTTCTAGGGAGGCGCACGATGCACCATGA
- a CDS encoding putative lipopolysaccharide biosynthesis protein (COG0859 ADP-heptose:LPS heptosyltransferase) produces the protein MRILVIQLARLGDIYMTWPVMRALKRTHPQAEIHLLTRSRFQAAVEGLQEVDHHHQLNVAGLLEPLLMEENLEASLGLLQKKIHTLRGYKFDKIINLSFSPVSSYLTNALTTEGAEVRGYSRHPDGTLHICDENSGYFYSQVGVASANRVHITDLFAAIADVDYTVEDWRGPQLEVGSAHVLPEKYAVLHVGASEGHKAPSVEELSEAIRAYAGIRPDGAVVLVGAENEETIAAGVQENVSKGNILNLVGKTKLVETFALLQDAEVLIGGDSAPLHMAALTDTCTLNLNKGQVNFYETGPKAGNAGVLLLEKAQNLRADLEASLRYLLEGVETKPDALVTRSYESIESFAAVEKQSFEWGLLKAIYLRQPFPVIDSMEVLKGAMELANINAFAIEQIQLIPEQGLQLIGPLLDSAEDVIQKISRLVPELSPMINWYNAEKVRIGPGSTEDICAATLHVHLRMAHLLEAYVPNETLMQREEVLDGTL, from the coding sequence ATGAGAATTCTAGTCATACAACTCGCTAGATTGGGTGATATCTATATGACTTGGCCGGTGATGAGAGCTTTAAAAAGGACTCATCCTCAGGCTGAAATTCATCTTCTGACTCGCAGCCGTTTTCAGGCGGCAGTAGAAGGACTTCAAGAAGTGGATCACCATCATCAGCTCAATGTGGCAGGACTGCTAGAGCCACTTTTGATGGAAGAAAATTTGGAAGCTTCTCTAGGTCTTTTGCAAAAAAAGATTCACACGTTAAGAGGTTATAAGTTTGATAAAATTATCAACCTTAGTTTCTCGCCAGTATCAAGCTATCTAACAAATGCGCTGACGACAGAAGGTGCTGAAGTTAGAGGCTATTCACGCCATCCAGACGGAACACTTCACATCTGTGACGAGAACTCAGGCTATTTCTACTCTCAGGTAGGAGTCGCAAGTGCCAATCGCGTTCATATCACAGATCTATTCGCTGCCATTGCGGATGTAGATTACACAGTTGAAGATTGGAGAGGGCCGCAGCTTGAAGTGGGCTCCGCCCATGTTCTTCCGGAAAAATATGCGGTCCTCCATGTGGGAGCAAGCGAAGGACATAAAGCGCCATCTGTAGAAGAATTGTCAGAAGCTATTAGAGCCTACGCAGGTATTCGTCCAGATGGAGCTGTTGTTTTAGTGGGTGCTGAAAACGAAGAGACGATCGCTGCTGGCGTTCAAGAAAATGTTTCCAAAGGGAATATTTTAAATCTTGTGGGTAAGACGAAGCTTGTTGAGACATTTGCTCTTTTGCAAGATGCAGAAGTTCTCATTGGAGGCGACAGTGCTCCACTGCATATGGCGGCGCTGACAGATACTTGCACTCTGAATTTAAACAAAGGGCAGGTGAACTTTTACGAGACCGGACCTAAGGCGGGGAATGCGGGAGTCTTGCTCCTTGAGAAAGCTCAAAACTTAAGAGCAGATCTTGAGGCTTCTCTTCGCTACCTTTTAGAAGGGGTAGAGACAAAGCCTGACGCCCTAGTGACGCGAAGTTATGAGAGCATCGAGAGTTTTGCTGCCGTTGAAAAGCAAAGTTTTGAGTGGGGTTTATTGAAGGCCATTTACTTAAGGCAGCCTTTCCCGGTGATTGATTCCATGGAAGTTCTAAAAGGGGCCATGGAATTGGCTAACATCAACGCTTTTGCGATTGAGCAGATTCAATTGATTCCAGAGCAAGGTTTGCAATTAATTGGACCTTTGTTGGATAGCGCGGAAGATGTAATTCAAAAAATTAGCCGATTGGTGCCAGAATTGAGTCCAATGATTAATTGGTACAATGCGGAGAAGGTTCGTATTGGCCCAGGGTCGACCGAGGATATTTGCGCAGCGACTTTGCACGTTCATCTTAGAATGGCCCATCTTTTAGAGGCCTATGTCCCCAATGAGACTCTAATGCAGAGAGAGGAAGTCTTAGATGGAACGTTATAA